Proteins encoded by one window of uncultured Celeribacter sp.:
- a CDS encoding chloramphenicol acetyltransferase: MPKLSATEPFVHEGAEVHNATFGAYCEVGKGARVLNSDFLNYAYCDQFADIANTTVGKFANIAAFTRIGPTDHPYQNASLHHFLYRSSYYWEDAEDDPAFFAARSARRTVIGHDTWIGHGAIIKPEVTIGNGAIVASGAVVTKDVPPYMIVAGVPAQPMRPRYAQGIGARIEALGWWDWDHQRLRASLEDFRSLRAEAFLEKYE; the protein is encoded by the coding sequence ATGCCGAAATTGAGCGCGACCGAGCCCTTTGTCCACGAGGGCGCAGAGGTGCATAACGCCACCTTTGGCGCCTATTGCGAGGTGGGCAAGGGCGCGCGGGTATTGAATTCAGACTTCCTGAATTACGCCTATTGCGATCAATTCGCGGACATCGCCAACACGACAGTTGGCAAATTCGCCAATATCGCCGCCTTCACCCGGATCGGACCGACGGATCACCCCTATCAGAACGCCTCGCTGCACCACTTCCTCTACCGTTCGTCCTATTACTGGGAGGATGCCGAGGATGATCCGGCGTTTTTTGCGGCGCGCTCTGCGCGACGGACGGTCATCGGGCATGACACCTGGATCGGGCACGGTGCGATCATCAAGCCGGAGGTCACCATCGGCAATGGTGCCATCGTCGCCTCGGGCGCCGTCGTCACCAAAGATGTGCCGCCCTACATGATCGTCGCCGGTGTGCCGGCGCAGCCGATGCGGCCGCGCTATGCGCAAGGCATCGGCGCGCGGATCGAGGCGCTTGGCTGGTGGGATTGGGATCACCAGCGGCTGCGGGCGTCGCTTGAGGATTTTCGCTCTCTGAGGGCCGAGGCCTTTCTCGAAAAATACGAGTAA
- a CDS encoding carbon-phosphorus lyase complex subunit PhnI: MYVAVKGGERAIDNAHAWLAEERRGDVTVAELTVPQIREQLALAVNRVMTEGSLYDPDLAALAIKQSRGDLIEAIFLIRAYRTTLPRIGHSHPVETDKMACDRRVSATFKDVPGGQVLGPTFDYTHRLLDFKLMAEGEVPEAGEADPRLEPTPHVTSFLNKEGLIQTEVEGEDTPPDLTREPLELPANRALRLQALTRGDEGFILSMAYSTQRGYGNSHAFVGELRIGKVAVEMDIPELGFAVEIGEVELTECETVNKFAGSKVEPPQFTRGYGLTFGQTERKAISMALVDRSLRSKELGVEVSNSPAHDEEFVLYHCDNIQATGFLEHIKLPHYVDFQSEMELVRKMRAEIAEESAKEAAE, encoded by the coding sequence ATGTATGTTGCCGTCAAAGGGGGCGAACGCGCCATCGACAATGCGCATGCCTGGCTGGCCGAAGAGCGCCGGGGCGATGTGACGGTCGCGGAACTCACCGTGCCGCAAATCCGTGAACAATTGGCGCTGGCGGTCAATCGCGTGATGACGGAAGGCTCGCTCTACGATCCCGATCTGGCCGCTCTGGCGATCAAGCAATCGCGCGGCGATCTGATCGAGGCGATTTTCCTCATTCGTGCCTACCGGACGACCCTGCCGCGCATCGGCCATTCGCATCCTGTCGAGACCGACAAGATGGCCTGTGATCGACGCGTGTCCGCGACGTTCAAAGACGTGCCGGGTGGGCAGGTTTTGGGACCGACCTTCGATTACACCCATCGTCTTTTGGACTTCAAACTGATGGCGGAAGGCGAGGTGCCGGAGGCGGGCGAGGCCGATCCGCGCCTTGAACCGACCCCGCATGTAACGTCTTTCCTGAACAAGGAAGGCCTGATCCAGACCGAAGTCGAGGGAGAGGATACCCCGCCAGACCTGACCCGCGAACCGCTGGAATTGCCCGCCAACCGCGCGCTGCGGTTGCAGGCACTGACGCGTGGCGATGAGGGCTTTATCCTGTCGATGGCCTATTCGACCCAGCGCGGCTACGGCAACAGCCACGCCTTCGTCGGCGAGTTGCGCATCGGCAAGGTCGCGGTGGAGATGGACATCCCGGAGTTGGGCTTTGCCGTCGAGATCGGCGAAGTGGAACTGACCGAATGCGAAACCGTGAACAAATTCGCAGGCTCGAAAGTCGAGCCGCCGCAGTTCACACGCGGCTATGGGCTGACCTTTGGCCAGACGGAGCGCAAGGCGATTTCCATGGCTCTGGTCGACCGCTCGCTGCGTTCGAAAGAGCTTGGCGTCGAGGTTTCGAACTCGCCGGCGCATGACGAGGAATTCGTCCTGTATCACTGTGACAACATTCAGGCGACCGGATTCCTCGAACATATCAAATTACCACACTATGTGGATTTTCAGTCCGAGATGGAACTGGTCCGCAAAATGCGCGCGGAGATTGCGGAAGAAAGTGCGAAGGAGGCGGCGGAATGA
- the phnE gene encoding phosphonate ABC transporter, permease protein PhnE: MSLATASSSVDMRATATALIARKRLLTLVVPLAIFAYFVYIFFAFDILGLRERARLDNAIALVSDTYSYKTHVERNNRKGEIEVAVEGERKGTYDATNYPSWVTVGEDAATIRLDDGGTIEINGDIVRYNVPGFGLIEATQSRSEGVTMNLDTSDLPDWISYSNTRLSVTTDAARLSLTKARTEVFVYDFGWELFWFTLESPYYDHSFSEIAFGDQIDATRSNLKGAWQDFWTNAIWRHGDVAWALFETVLMAFLGTFGAAIIALPLAFLAARNFAPLVAIRMAARRLFDFLRGVDGLIWTILLSRAFGPGPMTGALAILFTDTGSFGKLFSEALENVDSKQIEGVASTGAKPLQRYRFGVIPQIVPVLLSQVLYFLESNTRSATIIGAITGGGIGLLLTQAMITQKDWEEVSYYIILIVLLVMAMDSFSGWLRRKLIKGE; encoded by the coding sequence ATGAGCCTCGCCACTGCTTCCTCTTCCGTCGACATGCGCGCGACGGCCACGGCTCTGATCGCCCGCAAACGGCTGCTCACCTTGGTCGTGCCTTTGGCGATCTTCGCCTATTTTGTCTATATTTTCTTCGCCTTCGACATCCTCGGCCTGCGCGAGCGGGCGCGTTTGGACAATGCCATCGCGCTGGTCTCCGACACTTACAGCTACAAGACCCATGTCGAGCGGAACAACCGCAAAGGCGAGATCGAGGTTGCGGTCGAGGGCGAGCGTAAAGGCACCTATGACGCGACAAATTACCCCTCTTGGGTGACGGTCGGTGAGGACGCGGCGACGATCCGTCTCGACGATGGGGGAACCATCGAGATCAATGGCGACATCGTGCGTTATAATGTGCCGGGCTTTGGACTGATCGAGGCGACGCAATCACGGTCTGAAGGTGTCACGATGAACCTCGACACCTCCGATCTGCCCGACTGGATTTCCTATTCGAACACCCGCCTCTCCGTCACCACGGACGCCGCGCGCCTGTCCCTGACCAAGGCGCGCACCGAGGTTTTCGTTTATGACTTCGGGTGGGAGCTGTTCTGGTTCACGCTGGAAAGCCCCTATTACGACCATAGCTTCTCTGAGATCGCCTTTGGCGATCAAATCGACGCGACACGTTCGAACCTCAAAGGTGCGTGGCAGGATTTCTGGACCAACGCGATCTGGCGTCATGGCGACGTGGCCTGGGCCCTGTTCGAAACCGTGCTCATGGCCTTCCTCGGCACCTTCGGCGCCGCCATCATCGCCCTGCCTCTCGCCTTCCTCGCCGCCCGCAATTTCGCACCCCTCGTGGCGATCCGCATGGCGGCGCGGCGGCTGTTCGACTTCCTGCGCGGTGTCGATGGGCTGATCTGGACGATTCTTCTGTCGCGCGCCTTCGGGCCGGGGCCGATGACCGGCGCCCTGGCGATCCTTTTCACCGACACCGGTTCTTTCGGCAAGCTTTTCTCGGAAGCGCTTGAAAACGTCGACAGCAAACAGATCGAAGGCGTCGCTTCCACCGGCGCCAAACCGCTGCAACGCTACCGCTTCGGCGTCATCCCGCAAATCGTGCCGGTGCTCCTGTCGCAAGTGCTCTACTTCCTCGAATCCAACACCCGCTCCGCCACCATCATCGGTGCCATTACGGGCGGCGGCATCGGGCTTTTGCTGACGCAGGCGATGATCACCCAGAAGGATTGGGAAGAGGTGTCCTATTACATCATCCTCATCGTGCTTTTGGTGATGGCGATGGACAGCTTTTCGGGCTGGCTGCGGCGCAAGTTGATCAAAGGCGAATGA
- a CDS encoding alpha-D-ribose 1-methylphosphonate 5-triphosphate diphosphatase yields MALLPPLSFTGASVLSDDALRIQPLSIEDGYIGHGRFPEVDLSGYMILPGIIDLHGDAFERHIAPRPRAPFPIRSGLSSAARDAAAHGVTTAWFAQCWSWEGGLRGPDYAEELLAEMQAFEAHAPIDIRLQIRCETHMIDSRDRLLAAIRRFGVDYVIFNNHLPEAIEIAKKEPLEFAAWAKRGGRTPEEFIKVLREAKDRKSEVPRHLWQLAEAFDTLGVTYGSHDDPDAETREEFRILGARVAEFPISEKAAAAAKAMGDPVLMGAPNVARGGSQSGNISAQKLIERGICDALVSDYHYPAMIAAVWAMVDKGLCALPKAWAMVSTNPAQIMRLSDRGTLERGKRADFVVINQATREIEATVAGGRIAYMSGQAGQRLAQADHRMSLAAE; encoded by the coding sequence ATGGCTCTTCTTCCGCCGCTCAGCTTCACAGGGGCCTCCGTGCTCAGCGACGACGCGCTCCGCATCCAACCGCTTAGCATCGAGGACGGCTATATCGGCCACGGGCGTTTCCCGGAGGTGGACCTGTCGGGCTACATGATCCTGCCGGGTATCATCGACCTGCATGGCGATGCCTTCGAGCGCCACATCGCGCCGCGTCCGCGCGCGCCCTTCCCGATCCGCTCGGGTCTCTCGTCGGCGGCGCGCGATGCCGCCGCACATGGCGTGACGACCGCATGGTTTGCGCAATGCTGGTCTTGGGAGGGCGGCTTGCGTGGCCCGGATTATGCCGAGGAATTGCTGGCGGAGATGCAGGCCTTCGAGGCCCACGCCCCGATCGACATTCGCCTGCAAATCCGCTGCGAGACGCATATGATCGACAGCCGGGATCGGCTTTTGGCGGCGATCCGGCGGTTTGGCGTGGACTATGTGATCTTCAACAACCACTTGCCCGAAGCCATAGAGATCGCCAAGAAAGAGCCGCTGGAATTCGCCGCCTGGGCGAAGCGCGGCGGACGCACGCCGGAAGAGTTCATCAAGGTGCTGCGCGAGGCCAAGGATCGCAAATCCGAAGTGCCGCGTCATTTGTGGCAATTGGCAGAAGCCTTTGACACGCTGGGCGTGACCTACGGCAGCCACGATGACCCCGACGCAGAAACCCGCGAAGAGTTTCGCATCCTGGGCGCCCGCGTGGCCGAATTCCCGATCTCCGAAAAAGCCGCCGCCGCCGCAAAGGCGATGGGCGATCCGGTGCTGATGGGGGCGCCCAATGTGGCCCGTGGCGGATCGCAATCCGGCAATATCTCGGCACAGAAACTGATCGAACGCGGGATTTGCGATGCCTTGGTGTCGGACTACCACTACCCGGCGATGATCGCCGCCGTTTGGGCCATGGTGGACAAAGGACTCTGTGCCCTGCCAAAGGCCTGGGCGATGGTCTCGACCAACCCGGCGCAGATCATGCGGCTGTCGGATCGTGGCACCCTGGAGCGCGGCAAGCGGGCGGATTTCGTGGTGATCAACCAAGCCACCCGCGAGATCGAAGCCACGGTCGCGGGCGGGCGTATTGCCTATATGAGCGGTCAGGCCGGGCAGCGTCTGGCACAGGCCGATCACCGGATGTCGCTGGCGGCAGAATAG
- the phnC gene encoding phosphonate ABC transporter ATP-binding protein translates to MLDVKHLTKRFGANTAVDNVSFTVDRSMMIGIIGRSGAGKSTFLRMMNRLTDASEGELNFEGRNVLSLTGKDKRDWQSDCAMIFQQFNLVPRMDVVSNVLHGTLGRRSTLATMFNLYPEEDIHKAIDILGRLGISEHATKRAEALSGGQQQRVAIARALMQDPKVILADEPIASLDPMNAQTVMEALRRIHDEDGRMVIANLHTLDTARRYCDRIIGMRDGRVVFDGTPAQLTTGVARDIYGAGADFSEAATSTEIRDHEALEKAEIRAAEVAI, encoded by the coding sequence ATGCTTGATGTGAAACATCTGACGAAACGGTTTGGCGCAAACACCGCCGTGGACAATGTCAGTTTCACTGTGGATCGGTCGATGATGATCGGCATCATCGGGCGTTCGGGCGCGGGCAAGTCGACCTTTTTGCGCATGATGAACCGTCTGACCGACGCCTCCGAGGGCGAATTGAATTTCGAGGGCCGCAATGTCCTGTCGCTCACCGGCAAGGATAAACGCGATTGGCAATCCGATTGCGCGATGATTTTCCAACAGTTCAACCTCGTGCCGCGTATGGATGTTGTGTCCAACGTTTTGCATGGCACCTTGGGTCGTCGTTCCACGCTTGCGACCATGTTCAACCTCTATCCTGAAGAGGATATTCACAAGGCGATCGACATTCTCGGTCGCCTTGGCATTTCCGAACATGCCACCAAACGCGCCGAGGCTCTTTCTGGTGGCCAGCAACAGCGTGTCGCCATCGCGCGCGCCCTGATGCAGGACCCGAAAGTCATTCTGGCCGACGAACCCATTGCGTCCTTGGACCCGATGAACGCGCAAACCGTGATGGAGGCGCTCCGCCGTATCCATGACGAAGACGGTCGCATGGTCATCGCCAACCTTCACACGCTCGACACCGCGCGGCGCTATTGTGACCGGATCATCGGCATGCGCGACGGGCGCGTGGTCTTTGACGGCACGCCTGCGCAACTGACCACAGGGGTGGCGCGCGACATCTACGGCGCCGGTGCCGATTTTTCCGAAGCCGCCACATCCACCGAAATTCGCGACCACGAAGCCTTGGAAAAGGCCGAGATTCGAGCCGCCGAAGTCGCGATCTAA
- a CDS encoding AbrB family transcriptional regulator produces the protein MTASSDTKTRALRNILTLLIGALGGTGFYVAGLPLPWMLGSMLAIFVCVMAGAPLETSGRFRPIVIPVIGVMLGSSFDSDTFHHLSQWGLSLAGLAVYLVLAAILVVPFYIKIGRLDPVTAFFSAMPGGLNEMTVIGGALGGDEKRIILAHAGRIVVSISIIAFWFRVVLGYEVRGVPLHAEGESLTLVSGAILLACAVLGNWIGTKLKFPAPGLLGPMLLSGAVHMAGLTHSSPPGLIVIIAQIVLGTTMGCRFRGAKPNLVGETLLLTLGGTLITMALSLGFAVLLHDMFGQTVEQVLLAYAPGGLTEMSLVALAMHAEVAYISIHHLVRIVILVAVAPSLLTRLAERLKY, from the coding sequence TTGACAGCATCCTCAGACACCAAAACGCGCGCGCTCCGTAATATTTTGACGCTGCTGATCGGCGCATTGGGCGGGACCGGGTTTTATGTCGCGGGCCTGCCTTTGCCGTGGATGCTTGGGTCCATGTTGGCGATTTTCGTCTGTGTCATGGCGGGCGCACCGCTTGAGACCTCGGGTCGCTTTCGGCCCATCGTGATCCCGGTGATCGGCGTCATGTTAGGCTCGAGTTTCGACTCGGACACTTTTCACCACCTGAGCCAATGGGGCCTCTCGCTGGCCGGGCTTGCAGTCTATCTGGTGCTGGCCGCCATTCTGGTCGTACCGTTCTACATCAAGATCGGGCGCCTCGATCCGGTGACCGCGTTTTTCTCCGCCATGCCCGGCGGGCTCAATGAGATGACAGTGATCGGCGGCGCTTTGGGCGGCGATGAAAAGCGGATCATTCTGGCGCACGCGGGTCGCATCGTGGTGTCTATCTCGATCATCGCTTTTTGGTTTCGCGTGGTACTTGGCTATGAGGTGCGCGGCGTGCCGCTTCACGCAGAGGGGGAAAGCCTCACTCTGGTGAGCGGGGCGATCCTTTTGGCCTGTGCCGTCTTGGGCAATTGGATCGGGACCAAACTCAAATTCCCCGCGCCGGGGCTTTTGGGGCCGATGCTTTTGTCAGGCGCCGTGCATATGGCGGGGCTGACGCATTCCTCGCCGCCGGGTCTCATCGTGATCATCGCGCAGATTGTCCTTGGCACCACCATGGGCTGTCGCTTTCGTGGCGCCAAACCGAATCTGGTGGGTGAGACGCTTTTGCTTACGCTGGGCGGCACCCTGATCACTATGGCGCTGTCTTTGGGCTTTGCGGTGCTGTTGCACGACATGTTCGGCCAGACCGTCGAACAGGTGCTTTTGGCCTATGCGCCCGGCGGGCTAACAGAGATGTCTCTGGTGGCTTTGGCGATGCATGCGGAGGTGGCCTATATCTCGATCCACCACCTCGTGCGGATCGTGATCCTTGTGGCCGTGGCCCCCTCTTTGCTGACGCGATTGGCGGAGCGGCTCAAATACTGA
- the phnD gene encoding phosphonate ABC transporter substrate-binding protein, translating to MKKLLAAVLATTALTGAAQAQEITEFNIGILGGENAQDRLNAYQCLGDYTEEALGVPVKMFAPADYNGVMQGLLGGTIDMAWLGASSYAGVYIQDPDAVEPVLIKINLDGSYGYHSIGFARKDSGITSLDDMEGKVFGFGDPNSTSGYLIPSIEIPTYKDGITMESGDYFGEVKFTGGHEQTIVAVNNGDIDAGVTWADGQGAWEDGYNNGALRKASDAGIVDMNDLVEIWRSKPIPEGPIVLRKALPDDVKAIMTKLVDDLHENDPDCAYGVAAGDSLGFDPITHAAYESIVAARLAKSN from the coding sequence ATGAAAAAACTGCTTGCTGCCGTTCTGGCCACCACTGCCCTCACGGGCGCTGCTCAGGCTCAGGAGATCACCGAATTCAACATCGGCATTTTGGGCGGCGAAAACGCCCAGGACCGTCTGAATGCCTACCAGTGCCTTGGCGATTACACCGAAGAAGCCCTCGGCGTTCCGGTGAAAATGTTTGCCCCTGCCGACTACAACGGCGTGATGCAGGGCCTTCTGGGCGGCACCATCGACATGGCCTGGCTCGGCGCCTCCTCCTACGCCGGTGTCTACATCCAGGACCCCGACGCCGTTGAGCCGGTGCTCATCAAGATCAACCTCGATGGCTCTTACGGCTACCACTCCATCGGCTTTGCCCGCAAAGACAGCGGCATCACCTCGCTGGACGATATGGAAGGCAAGGTCTTCGGTTTCGGTGACCCGAACTCCACCTCCGGCTACCTGATCCCCTCCATCGAGATCCCGACCTACAAAGACGGCATCACCATGGAAAGCGGCGACTATTTCGGCGAAGTAAAATTCACCGGCGGTCATGAGCAAACCATCGTGGCCGTGAACAATGGCGACATAGACGCTGGTGTGACCTGGGCCGATGGCCAGGGCGCCTGGGAAGATGGTTACAACAACGGCGCGCTGCGCAAAGCCTCTGACGCGGGCATCGTGGACATGAACGACCTCGTGGAAATCTGGCGCTCCAAGCCGATCCCAGAAGGCCCGATCGTGCTGCGCAAAGCTCTGCCGGACGATGTCAAAGCCATCATGACGAAACTCGTCGATGATCTGCATGAAAATGACCCCGATTGCGCCTATGGCGTGGCGGCGGGCGACAGCCTCGGCTTCGACCCGATCACCCATGCGGCCTACGAATCCATCGTCGCGGCGCGTCTGGCGAAATCCAACTAA
- the phnG gene encoding phosphonate C-P lyase system protein PhnG — translation MGKSEAVLSPSQAARKVWMGLLAKSEAALLAERLGALDLPEFEWLRRPEVGGVMVRGRMGGTGAPFNLGEMTVTRCSLRLATGEVGHGYVQGRDKRQAEQAALVDALMQGPRAEEVRDAVLAPLEAAQTATRTARAAKAAATKVDFFTMVRGED, via the coding sequence ATGGGCAAATCCGAGGCTGTACTCTCTCCCTCACAGGCGGCGCGCAAGGTGTGGATGGGGCTTTTGGCCAAGTCAGAGGCCGCGCTTTTGGCCGAGCGTCTGGGCGCATTGGACCTGCCGGAGTTCGAGTGGCTGCGCCGTCCCGAAGTGGGGGGCGTCATGGTGCGGGGCCGCATGGGCGGCACCGGCGCGCCGTTCAATCTGGGAGAAATGACTGTCACGCGCTGTTCTCTGCGGCTGGCGACGGGCGAGGTGGGCCATGGCTATGTGCAGGGCCGCGACAAGCGACAGGCGGAGCAGGCCGCGCTTGTGGATGCGTTGATGCAGGGCCCGCGCGCCGAGGAGGTGCGCGACGCGGTTCTGGCGCCGCTGGAGGCGGCTCAAACCGCTACCCGCACCGCGCGCGCCGCAAAAGCCGCTGCGACGAAAGTGGACTTTTTTACGATGGTGCGGGGAGAGGACTGA
- the phnF gene encoding phosphonate metabolism transcriptional regulator PhnF, with protein sequence MPRTPVWKSIAETLSEEIAKGHYRPGDKLPTEAELSSRFGVNRHTVRHALSDLTERGITRSRRGAGVFVQSAPVDYPIGKRVRFHQNIRATGRLPQKKVLRMETRPCDQTEAEVLHLALGAPVLVYEGLSLSGDAPVAHFISIFPEARTPGLMAAFGEISSVTQALNSIGIADYVRAETRVSAERATATQALHLGLREGDPMLRTVSLNTTPDGVPIERGLTWFAGERVTLLVTPD encoded by the coding sequence ATGCCACGCACGCCGGTCTGGAAATCCATCGCGGAAACGCTGTCTGAAGAGATCGCCAAGGGGCATTACCGCCCCGGCGACAAGCTCCCGACGGAGGCCGAGCTGTCGTCGCGCTTCGGGGTCAATCGCCACACGGTGCGCCATGCGCTTTCCGATCTCACCGAACGCGGCATCACCCGCTCTCGGCGCGGCGCGGGCGTCTTTGTGCAAAGCGCGCCGGTGGATTACCCCATCGGCAAACGCGTGCGGTTTCACCAAAACATTCGCGCCACGGGGCGGCTGCCACAAAAGAAAGTGCTGCGCATGGAGACCCGGCCCTGCGATCAGACCGAAGCGGAAGTGCTTCATCTCGCTTTGGGCGCTCCGGTACTGGTCTACGAAGGGCTGTCACTCTCTGGGGATGCGCCTGTCGCGCATTTCATCTCGATCTTTCCCGAGGCGCGCACGCCGGGCCTCATGGCCGCGTTTGGAGAGATCAGTTCGGTCACCCAAGCACTCAATTCCATCGGCATTGCCGATTATGTCCGCGCCGAAACGCGTGTCAGCGCCGAACGTGCCACCGCCACCCAAGCGCTGCATCTGGGCCTGCGCGAAGGCGATCCGATGTTACGGACTGTGAGCCTCAACACCACGCCCGACGGCGTGCCGATCGAGCGGGGCCTCACTTGGTTTGCCGGCGAACGGGTCACTCTTCTGGTCACGCCAGATTAA
- the phnE gene encoding phosphonate ABC transporter, permease protein PhnE, with translation MADLTAASLDVTRAHYMALTRQRRLYGGIMLLVFVLLLAAGFGIANERNAGGFLPGLPHIFDFPADVVAEAWEKRANLPGHLIDALPALIETINIAAVATLTGALGAIILSMLSTHGLAPWPRLIPVFRRMMDLMRAMPEIVIALVLIFILGGGPVPAAIAIAFHTVGALGKLFSEVNENADLKPLEGLASVGATWPQRMLLGLVPQVAPNWFSYALLRFEINIRASAILGFVGAGGIGYELKNAISWGQGKFDEAAAVFILLFLTIVFFDQLSSYVRNRMTYGATK, from the coding sequence ATGGCCGATCTGACAGCGGCGTCTTTGGACGTCACGCGCGCGCATTACATGGCGCTTACTCGCCAACGCCGTCTCTATGGCGGGATCATGCTTTTGGTCTTTGTCCTTTTGCTGGCCGCCGGATTTGGCATCGCCAACGAGCGCAACGCCGGGGGCTTTCTGCCCGGTCTGCCGCATATTTTCGACTTTCCCGCCGATGTGGTCGCCGAGGCCTGGGAAAAACGTGCGAACCTGCCGGGGCATCTTATCGACGCTTTGCCTGCGCTGATCGAGACCATCAATATCGCCGCCGTGGCGACCCTGACCGGCGCTTTGGGTGCGATCATTTTGTCGATGCTCTCGACCCATGGTCTCGCGCCTTGGCCGCGTCTCATCCCCGTGTTTCGTCGCATGATGGACCTGATGCGCGCCATGCCTGAGATCGTGATCGCGCTGGTGCTGATCTTCATCCTGGGCGGGGGACCTGTGCCCGCCGCCATCGCCATCGCCTTTCACACCGTTGGTGCGTTGGGCAAGCTCTTCTCAGAGGTCAATGAAAACGCCGATCTCAAACCGCTCGAAGGCCTCGCCTCCGTCGGCGCCACATGGCCGCAGCGGATGCTGCTGGGTCTCGTGCCGCAGGTCGCGCCGAACTGGTTTTCCTATGCTTTGCTGCGCTTTGAAATCAACATCCGGGCCTCCGCGATCTTGGGCTTCGTCGGTGCGGGCGGCATTGGCTATGAGCTGAAGAATGCGATCTCCTGGGGGCAGGGCAAATTCGACGAGGCGGCCGCCGTCTTTATCCTCCTGTTCCTGACCATCGTGTTTTTCGACCAACTGTCCTCTTACGTGCGCAACCGCATGACCTACGGAGCCACCAAATGA
- the phnH gene encoding phosphonate C-P lyase system protein PhnH → MSDQSLIGAFSTPPQDAARAFRAALEALARPGTIHEIKGGQAPAPVSKAAASLLLTLCDPETPLCLMGAHDTPEIRGWIAFQIGAPIVDPLTAMFALGTWDALQPVTAFPIGTAEYPDRSTTLIVEMDALSQDGAQLTGPGIETTASLSLPALEPFQRNAMLFPLGLDFYFTSGTQIAGLPRSTQVTDMMEAN, encoded by the coding sequence ATGAGTGACCAAAGCCTGATCGGCGCTTTCTCAACCCCGCCACAAGACGCCGCCCGCGCGTTTCGTGCCGCTTTAGAGGCCCTCGCGCGCCCCGGTACGATCCATGAGATCAAAGGCGGCCAAGCACCCGCGCCCGTGTCCAAAGCGGCGGCGAGCCTTTTGCTGACACTCTGCGACCCGGAAACGCCGCTTTGCCTGATGGGCGCGCATGACACGCCGGAGATCCGCGGCTGGATCGCCTTTCAAATCGGCGCGCCTATCGTCGACCCTTTGACAGCCATGTTCGCGCTGGGCACTTGGGACGCCTTGCAGCCAGTGACGGCTTTCCCCATCGGCACGGCGGAATATCCCGACCGCTCGACGACACTGATCGTCGAAATGGACGCGCTGTCTCAGGACGGCGCGCAGCTCACGGGGCCGGGGATTGAAACCACGGCCAGCCTCTCGTTGCCCGCCTTGGAGCCGTTTCAGAGGAACGCGATGCTCTTCCCACTGGGTCTCGATTTCTATTTCACCTCGGGCACGCAGATCGCGGGTCTGCCGCGCAGCACGCAGGTCACTGACATGATGGAGGCCAACTGA